Proteins found in one Miscanthus floridulus cultivar M001 chromosome 4, ASM1932011v1, whole genome shotgun sequence genomic segment:
- the LOC136548503 gene encoding uncharacterized protein: MDILHVPFYAKYIKDIINNKRPLPTIEVIKLTDECSAAIIDFPEKKKNPGCPTISCSIRIQYFDQALCNLGASISVAPMAIFDKLNLMQLTPTPMMLQLADSTVRYPAGIDEDIPVKIRDCYIPINFVVLDMEVAKEQTLILR, translated from the coding sequence ATGGACATCTTACATGTACCTTTCTAcgccaagtacatcaaggacattaTCAACAACAAGCGACCACTACCAACCATAGAGGTCATCAAGCTGACCGACGAGTGTAGCGCTGCTATAATCGACTtccctgaaaagaaaaagaatcctGGGTGCCCCACAATCTCATGTTCCATTAGGATCCAATACTTTGACCAAGCCTTGTGCAACCTTGGGGCCAGCATAAGCGTTGCGCCCATGGCTATCTTTGACAAGCTGAACCTCATGCAATTGACACCAACACCAATGATGCTTCAGCTGGCTGATTCGACGGTCCGCTACCCTGCAGGGATAGATGAAGATATTCCAGTGAAAATCCGAGATTGCTACATCCCTATCAACTTTGTGGTGCTCGACATGGAGGTCGCTAAAGAACAGACCCTCATCCTTAGGTGA